One Pseudonocardia sediminis DNA window includes the following coding sequences:
- a CDS encoding PrsW family glutamic-type intramembrane protease: protein MHPTGPRLPAPSVLFPWRAWVAHPLLRSWTTWLFVALVAVPPLGLSLTSSRSTDLLTAAAAFAFYFAAAWFLVLWVVVRPQRVHGALLAQVVALALVVEFPLATWLETVLNADPDNLLLGIVTVGVPEEVAKLVPVAILAFARRRLFSTLSPRDFLFLGAVSGLVFGAVEAVHYAVNVMDVSTTPEALVLVWRLVTGPIAHACWAGVAAYFLGLATRYRDAGPWLALTGTGVGVTAVLHGLNNWVAGDVFPVWVLITVVSTLLFLAYARVGIAVGAPGPDRSPALHGAPRPMRPHVELDLPTMRIPRSRSLSQDISLATGARAS, encoded by the coding sequence ATGCACCCGACCGGTCCGCGCCTGCCCGCTCCCTCGGTCCTGTTCCCGTGGCGCGCGTGGGTGGCGCATCCGCTGCTGCGCTCCTGGACGACCTGGCTCTTCGTGGCCCTGGTCGCGGTCCCGCCGCTGGGGCTGTCGCTGACCTCGTCGCGTTCCACCGACCTCCTGACCGCCGCCGCGGCGTTCGCCTTCTACTTCGCCGCGGCCTGGTTCCTCGTCCTGTGGGTCGTGGTGCGACCGCAGCGGGTTCACGGAGCCCTGCTGGCCCAGGTCGTGGCCCTCGCACTGGTCGTGGAGTTCCCGCTGGCGACCTGGCTCGAGACGGTGCTGAACGCCGACCCCGACAACCTCCTGCTCGGGATCGTGACGGTCGGGGTCCCGGAGGAGGTGGCCAAACTCGTTCCGGTGGCGATCCTGGCGTTTGCCCGGCGTCGGCTGTTCTCGACCCTGTCGCCGCGGGACTTCCTGTTCCTCGGCGCGGTGAGCGGCCTCGTGTTCGGTGCGGTCGAGGCCGTCCACTACGCGGTCAACGTGATGGACGTGTCGACGACACCGGAGGCCTTGGTGCTGGTGTGGCGCCTGGTCACCGGCCCGATCGCTCACGCCTGCTGGGCCGGTGTCGCCGCGTACTTCCTCGGCCTCGCGACCCGTTACCGGGACGCCGGCCCCTGGCTGGCCCTCACCGGTACCGGCGTCGGCGTGACGGCCGTTCTGCACGGACTCAACAACTGGGTCGCGGGTGACGTCTTCCCGGTCTGGGTGCTGATCACGGTGGTCAGCACACTCCTGTTCCTGGCCTACGCCCGCGTCGGCATCGCCGTCGGCGCGCCGGGACCGGATCGGTCCCCGGCCCTTCACGGAGCACCGAGGCCGATGCGGCCCCACGTCGAGCTGGACCTGCCGACGATGCGGATCCCGAGGTCGCGATCCCTGAGTCAGGACATTTCCCTCGCGACCGGGGCTCGCGCGTCCTAG
- a CDS encoding MSMEG_0565 family glycosyltransferase, with amino-acid sequence MTVEPTPLRIALLTYSTKPRGGVVHTLALAEALAGLGQDVTVFSLGRGGDTGFFRDVAPAVRVRVVPLAEIEGEDLGPRILRSIATLGAGLEPERGAFDVVHAQDCISANAAGRPIRTVHHLDEFTTPQLVACHERAIRAPVAHVCVSDPVAAELREGWGITATVIPNGVDAARFAAAAGPDAAGARAAWTDRLGRYVLAVGGIEPRKGSMELLEAFALLRGAHPGVRLVIGGGETVFDYRDYRVAWQARADELGVEPVVLGPVPDPDLPSLVAAAEVFAFPSVKEGFGLAAMEALAAGVPLVASDLPVLRRTFDGSAAFAGSVPELSAALSGVLHDGPDPGRRAAGRTLAARHTWDAAARAHLELYRRLPAAERVVIRS; translated from the coding sequence ATGACTGTCGAGCCGACCCCCCTGCGCATCGCCCTGCTGACCTACTCGACGAAGCCCCGCGGCGGCGTCGTGCACACCCTGGCGCTGGCCGAGGCGCTCGCCGGTCTCGGCCAGGACGTCACGGTGTTCTCGCTCGGCCGCGGTGGCGACACCGGCTTCTTCCGCGACGTCGCCCCGGCCGTCCGGGTGCGCGTCGTACCGCTGGCCGAGATCGAGGGCGAGGACCTCGGCCCGCGGATCCTGCGGTCGATCGCGACCCTCGGCGCCGGCCTGGAGCCGGAACGGGGCGCCTTCGACGTCGTGCACGCCCAGGACTGCATCAGCGCGAACGCGGCCGGACGGCCGATCCGCACCGTGCACCACCTCGACGAGTTCACGACCCCGCAGCTCGTCGCCTGCCACGAGAGGGCGATCCGGGCCCCGGTCGCGCATGTCTGCGTCTCCGACCCGGTCGCGGCGGAGCTGCGCGAGGGCTGGGGCATCACCGCGACCGTCATCCCGAACGGGGTCGACGCGGCCCGGTTCGCCGCCGCGGCCGGCCCGGACGCCGCCGGTGCGCGCGCCGCCTGGACCGACCGACTCGGGCGCTACGTGCTGGCCGTCGGCGGGATCGAGCCGCGGAAGGGGTCGATGGAGCTGCTCGAGGCGTTCGCGCTGCTACGGGGCGCGCACCCCGGCGTGCGGCTGGTGATCGGCGGCGGCGAGACCGTGTTCGACTACCGCGACTACCGCGTCGCCTGGCAGGCCCGCGCCGACGAGCTCGGCGTCGAGCCGGTGGTGCTCGGCCCGGTGCCCGACCCGGACCTGCCCTCCCTCGTCGCAGCGGCGGAGGTGTTCGCGTTCCCGTCGGTGAAGGAGGGCTTCGGCCTGGCCGCAATGGAGGCACTGGCCGCCGGCGTTCCCCTGGTGGCCTCGGACCTGCCGGTCCTGCGCCGGACGTTCGACGGCTCGGCCGCGTTCGCCGGATCGGTCCCCGAGCTCTCGGCAGCGCTCTCCGGGGTGCTGCACGACGGCCCGGACCCCGGCCGCCGCGCCGCGGGCCGGACGCTGGCCGCCCGCCACACCTGGGACGCCGCCGCCCGGGCCCATCTGGAGCTCTACCGCCGACTGCCGGCGGCCGAGCGGGTGGTCATCCGATCGTGA
- a CDS encoding ketopantoate reductase family protein, which produces MRYVVIGAGAVGGTIGARLAEAGRDVVLVARGRHLDAIREQGGLRLDDPDRSRVVGVPAVASVDEVDWRPGDVAVLATKTQDTEPILDALAARAPDVVVACAQNGVANERMAAARFARVQAVLVILPAEHYEPGVVIASSVPVPGVLDVGTYPSGVDDVSDAIAADLTAAGFSSRADPAVMEGKYGKLLTNLANALDAACASDDPAVDELREAAADEGERALAAAGITARTGDDDRVRREGLITQRPVGGRERGGSSSWQSLQRGAGSIEAEFLNGEIVALGAAHGVATPVNAVLTRVAGEMAAAGEQPGSRRGQDLLAAVAAFPLLG; this is translated from the coding sequence ATGCGGTACGTGGTGATCGGGGCGGGCGCGGTGGGCGGCACGATCGGGGCCCGTCTGGCCGAGGCGGGACGTGACGTCGTCCTCGTCGCGCGGGGGCGGCACCTGGACGCGATCCGGGAACAGGGCGGGCTGCGCCTCGACGATCCGGACCGCTCGCGCGTCGTCGGGGTCCCTGCCGTCGCGTCGGTGGACGAGGTCGACTGGCGGCCCGGCGACGTCGCCGTGCTGGCGACCAAGACCCAGGACACCGAACCGATCCTGGACGCCCTCGCGGCGCGGGCACCGGACGTCGTGGTCGCGTGCGCGCAGAACGGCGTCGCCAACGAGCGGATGGCCGCGGCCCGGTTCGCCCGGGTGCAGGCGGTGCTGGTGATCCTGCCGGCCGAGCACTACGAGCCGGGCGTGGTGATCGCGTCGTCGGTGCCGGTCCCGGGCGTGCTCGACGTCGGCACGTACCCCTCCGGCGTCGACGACGTCAGCGACGCGATCGCCGCGGACCTGACCGCCGCCGGTTTCTCCTCGAGGGCCGACCCGGCCGTCATGGAGGGCAAGTACGGCAAGCTGCTGACGAACCTGGCCAACGCCCTCGACGCCGCGTGCGCCTCCGACGACCCCGCCGTCGACGAGCTGCGCGAGGCCGCCGCCGACGAGGGCGAACGAGCCCTGGCCGCGGCCGGGATCACCGCCCGTACCGGCGACGACGACCGGGTCCGCCGCGAGGGGCTGATCACCCAGCGGCCGGTCGGCGGCCGGGAGCGGGGCGGCAGCTCCTCCTGGCAGAGCCTGCAACGGGGCGCGGGGTCGATCGAGGCCGAGTTCCTCAACGGCGAGATCGTCGCCCTCGGCGCCGCGCACGGCGTCGCGACGCCCGTCAACGCGGTGCTGACCCGCGTCGCCGGGGAGATGGCCGCCGCCGGGGAGCAGCCGGGCTCCCGGCGAGGCCAGGACCTCCTGGCCGCGGTGGCGGCGTTCCCGCTGCTCGGCTGA
- a CDS encoding MmcQ/YjbR family DNA-binding protein encodes MPSWDDVVRIGCALPGVEESTSYRTPALKVRGKCLVRLRTEAEGGLMIVCPLEEKEALLASGDPAFYTTPHYDGYGSILVDLTKIRLDQLTELIEDAWRGKAPKTLVRRHDENSAL; translated from the coding sequence ATGCCGAGCTGGGACGACGTCGTGAGGATCGGGTGCGCGCTGCCGGGGGTCGAGGAGTCGACCTCCTACCGCACCCCCGCGCTGAAGGTCCGGGGCAAGTGTCTCGTCCGCCTGCGGACCGAGGCCGAGGGCGGCCTGATGATCGTCTGTCCGTTGGAGGAGAAGGAGGCCCTGCTGGCCTCCGGTGACCCGGCGTTCTACACCACGCCGCACTACGACGGGTACGGATCTATTCTTGTCGACTTGACGAAGATACGTCTCGACCAGCTGACCGAGCTGATCGAGGACGCCTGGCGGGGCAAGGCTCCGAAGACGCTCGTCCGTCGTCACGACGAGAACTCGGCACTCTGA
- a CDS encoding alpha/beta fold hydrolase: protein MSTFERPGVTIHYEEHGTGFPILLIAPGGMRSAIDFWGHAPWNPIEHLSDRYRVIAMDQRNAGESVADIHGTDGWSTYTTDQLALLDHLDVGEFGVLGMCIGGSYIASLLATAPQRVRAAVTLQPIGRHENQERFHEMFDNWAQTQRESHPDVTEKDWAEFRGNMYDGGGILFSVPDEALARFTTPWLVLKGGDEFHPGPVSQQLVDLAPGATLVEQWKEPEHLEAGKKAVDAFLAEHLGD from the coding sequence GTGTCGACGTTCGAACGCCCCGGTGTCACGATCCACTACGAGGAGCACGGGACCGGTTTCCCGATCCTGTTGATCGCCCCCGGCGGGATGCGGTCCGCCATCGACTTCTGGGGCCACGCCCCGTGGAACCCGATCGAGCACCTCTCCGACCGCTACCGCGTCATCGCGATGGACCAGCGCAACGCCGGCGAGTCGGTCGCCGACATCCACGGCACCGACGGCTGGTCCACCTACACGACCGACCAGCTCGCGCTGCTCGACCACCTCGACGTCGGCGAGTTCGGGGTGCTCGGCATGTGCATCGGCGGCTCCTACATCGCGAGCCTGCTGGCCACCGCGCCGCAGCGGGTCCGGGCCGCGGTGACGCTGCAGCCGATCGGCCGGCACGAGAACCAGGAACGCTTCCACGAGATGTTCGACAACTGGGCGCAGACGCAGCGCGAGTCCCACCCGGACGTCACGGAGAAGGACTGGGCCGAGTTCCGCGGGAACATGTACGACGGCGGCGGCATCCTGTTCAGCGTCCCGGACGAAGCGCTCGCGCGGTTCACGACGCCGTGGCTGGTCCTCAAGGGCGGCGACGAGTTCCACCCGGGGCCGGTGTCACAGCAGCTCGTCGATCTCGCACCGGGCGCGACGCTGGTCGAGCAGTGGAAGGAACCCGAGCACCTCGAGGCGGGGAAGAAGGCCGTCGACGCGTTCCTGGCCGAGCATCTGGGCGACTGA
- a CDS encoding Hsp70 family protein, which produces MPYLLGIDLGTTFTAAAVLRLRGGEAAGEPEMLALSDHGTEMPSVLLASADGELLFGDAAQRRALGEPDRVAREFKRRIGDPTPVSLGGRAFAAHELAALVVRHVVDVAARREGELPERVALTHPASWGAHKKELLGGALAAHGLTVTFLAEPQAAALCYARAERVGPGSTIAVYDLGGGTFDAAVVRKDAAREVGSGFTLLGRPEGVEYLGGVDFDEAVFDHVRKAVPDAFADLDESDPDVWAAVARVRRDCCEAKEALSSDTEASVVVWARTGRTSVRLHRSEFEELIRSPLEDSVEALRRAVSSAGMESADLTSVLLVGGSSRIPLVAQLVSEQLGRPLAVDADPKNAIATGAALALAPQPEASWPGVDVPVYAETDAERTGPIAVVPAAAPATAAVPAAGFAGTAVMATEPPTERFAAWSPGPAPLRPAVMDTYVTQDPAPAQRRSDMRARLLVGAGGLAGALAIIGAVLFWPTTANPTATGISAAQSTATPTTSAPAPAPGTPAAAVAAPADSSVPTSENAAAPATVTSAAVAAPAAAPVPAAAPVAPAADPAAAKRAADAKAASDAAAKAAANKAAADKAIADKAAADKAAADKAAADKAAAEKAAADAAAKKAAEEKAKKEAEEKAKNEAAQNPAPAPTPTT; this is translated from the coding sequence ATGCCGTACCTGCTCGGGATCGACCTGGGTACGACCTTCACGGCCGCCGCCGTCCTGCGCCTGCGCGGCGGTGAGGCGGCCGGCGAGCCCGAGATGCTCGCCCTGTCCGACCACGGCACGGAGATGCCGTCGGTGCTCCTCGCCTCCGCCGACGGCGAGCTGCTGTTCGGTGACGCCGCCCAGCGCCGTGCGCTCGGTGAGCCGGACCGTGTGGCGCGGGAGTTCAAGCGCCGCATCGGTGACCCGACCCCGGTGTCGCTCGGCGGGCGGGCGTTCGCCGCGCACGAGCTCGCCGCGCTGGTCGTCCGGCACGTCGTCGACGTCGCCGCGCGCCGTGAGGGAGAGCTGCCCGAGCGCGTCGCCCTGACCCACCCGGCCTCCTGGGGCGCGCACAAGAAGGAGCTCCTCGGCGGGGCCCTGGCCGCGCACGGGCTGACCGTGACGTTCCTGGCCGAGCCGCAGGCCGCGGCGCTCTGCTACGCCCGCGCCGAGCGCGTCGGCCCCGGCTCGACGATCGCCGTCTACGACCTGGGTGGCGGCACGTTCGACGCCGCCGTCGTCCGCAAGGACGCCGCCCGCGAGGTCGGCAGCGGGTTCACGCTGCTCGGCCGTCCCGAGGGCGTCGAGTACCTGGGCGGGGTGGACTTCGACGAGGCCGTGTTCGACCACGTCCGGAAGGCGGTTCCGGACGCGTTCGCCGACCTCGACGAGTCCGACCCCGACGTGTGGGCCGCCGTGGCGCGCGTACGTCGCGACTGCTGCGAGGCCAAGGAGGCGCTGAGCTCGGACACCGAGGCCTCGGTCGTGGTCTGGGCCCGCACCGGCCGCACGTCGGTGCGGCTGCACCGCAGCGAGTTCGAGGAGCTGATCCGGTCTCCGCTGGAGGACTCCGTCGAGGCGCTGCGGCGTGCGGTGTCCTCGGCCGGGATGGAGTCCGCCGACCTGACGTCGGTGCTGCTGGTCGGCGGGTCCTCGCGGATCCCGCTGGTCGCGCAGCTCGTCTCCGAGCAGCTCGGACGCCCGTTGGCGGTGGACGCCGACCCGAAGAACGCGATCGCGACGGGGGCCGCACTGGCCCTCGCTCCGCAGCCCGAGGCGTCGTGGCCGGGAGTCGACGTGCCGGTCTACGCCGAGACCGACGCCGAGCGCACCGGTCCGATCGCCGTGGTCCCTGCGGCGGCCCCGGCCACCGCCGCCGTGCCCGCGGCCGGTTTCGCCGGCACCGCGGTGATGGCGACCGAGCCGCCGACCGAGCGGTTCGCCGCCTGGTCCCCCGGCCCCGCACCCCTGCGGCCGGCCGTCATGGACACCTACGTCACCCAGGACCCGGCCCCCGCCCAGCGACGGTCGGACATGCGGGCCCGCCTCCTGGTCGGGGCGGGCGGCCTGGCCGGCGCTCTCGCGATCATCGGAGCGGTCCTGTTCTGGCCGACGACGGCCAACCCGACGGCGACCGGCATCAGCGCGGCCCAGTCGACGGCCACGCCGACGACGTCCGCCCCGGCCCCTGCACCGGGCACGCCGGCCGCTGCCGTGGCGGCACCGGCCGACAGCTCCGTCCCGACATCGGAGAACGCGGCCGCTCCTGCGACGGTCACCTCGGCCGCGGTTGCGGCACCGGCCGCAGCGCCCGTGCCGGCAGCCGCTCCCGTGGCCCCCGCTGCGGATCCGGCAGCGGCCAAGAGGGCGGCGGACGCGAAGGCCGCGTCGGACGCCGCTGCGAAGGCGGCTGCGAACAAGGCGGCGGCCGACAAGGCGATCGCGGACAAGGCCGCGGCGGACAAGGCGGCTGCGGACAAGGCCGCCGCAGACAAGGCCGCAGCCGAGAAGGCGGCAGCCGACGCGGCGGCGAAGAAGGCTGCTGAGGAGAAGGCCAAGAAGGAAGCCGAGGAGAAAGCGAAGAACGAGGCCGCGCAGAACCCGGCCCCGGCGCCGACCCCGACGACCTGA
- a CDS encoding IniB N-terminal domain-containing protein, which yields MSADKSLIQFILDLLRDPKALAEFKDDPDAALRACGLTNVSPEDVHDAIVLAQDNDDVSFDRDYNTGGHHTQVAGASVPPPPPVEAHHGQPDHEAAIKYIDKYVTNNYVTNNIDDRDTIIDQSVNQNIDTGGGDFRQNIDNHSVNATGDGAVAAGDDINDSTITTGNHNVVGDGNAVVSGNDNTTAFGSGSAISDVSVDDGSAFSGNGAASVDNSTTDSYNKVHTEDNDVTKIHDSNNETTDNSVDTHVEDNSHNDFLSHNDTHVDIA from the coding sequence ATGTCCGCCGACAAGTCCCTGATCCAGTTCATCCTCGACCTGCTGCGCGACCCGAAGGCGCTGGCCGAGTTCAAAGACGACCCGGACGCCGCCCTGCGCGCCTGCGGCCTGACCAACGTCAGCCCGGAGGACGTCCACGACGCGATCGTGCTGGCCCAGGACAACGACGACGTCAGCTTCGACCGTGACTACAACACCGGCGGTCACCACACCCAGGTCGCCGGCGCCAGCGTCCCGCCGCCCCCGCCGGTCGAGGCCCACCACGGCCAGCCCGACCACGAGGCCGCGATCAAGTACATCGACAAGTACGTGACCAACAACTACGTCACGAACAACATCGACGACCGCGACACGATCATCGACCAGTCGGTCAACCAGAACATCGACACCGGTGGCGGCGACTTCCGTCAGAACATCGACAACCACTCCGTCAACGCCACCGGCGACGGCGCCGTCGCGGCCGGCGACGACATCAACGACTCGACGATCACCACCGGCAACCACAACGTCGTCGGCGACGGCAACGCGGTCGTCAGCGGCAACGACAACACCACCGCGTTCGGTTCCGGCAGCGCGATCTCGGACGTGAGCGTCGACGACGGCAGCGCCTTCTCCGGCAACGGTGCGGCGTCGGTCGACAACTCGACGACCGACTCGTACAACAAGGTCCACACCGAGGACAACGACGTCACGAAGATCCACGACTCGAACAACGAGACCACCGACAACTCGGTCGACACGCACGTCGAGGACAACAGCCACAACGACTTCCTGTCGCACAACGACACGCACGTCGACATCGCCTGA
- a CDS encoding dynamin family protein, with protein sequence MAVPEAVELVDVALKATTAYERPDLATRLQQTRARLADPNVRVLIVGEFKQGKSQLVNALVNATVCPVDDDIATAVPTLVRHGEETTVTLVREGGGSDERTSVPVERLAEYVSEAGNPGNRARLTRAEVTLPRKLLASGLVLVDTPGVGGLGSAHGAATMSALPSADAVVLVSDASQEYSAPELEFMGAAMKLCPNVGCVVTKTDLYPHWRRIVELDEGHLRTAGIDARIYPVSSALRLHAARTQDLDLIAESGFQELVGFLLRKVVARADDLDRTSVGQDVLITCQSLSATMRAELLSQEDPERAGRLTTELEQAKARVDALRQRSARWQTTLNDGIADLIADIDYDLRDRLRTVSREAEQLLEDADPSDIWEQFAEWFHRQVSQAVAQNFVWTTERARWLAEQVAEHFAEDIDVQLPELRISGGAVAGKVDALELPVGEKFGAGQKLFVGMRGGYGGMLMLGLASTVAGFALLNPVSIGAGLLFGAKTVRDERKRLVQRRQAEAKGAVRRHIDEATFQVGKDSRDNLRQIQRELRDHFTVLAEELSTALAESVGAAQTAVRSDADRQKRIADLRAELERVEALAERARSLVGAVTTV encoded by the coding sequence GTGGCGGTACCGGAGGCGGTCGAGCTCGTCGACGTCGCGCTGAAGGCGACCACCGCCTACGAGCGACCCGACCTCGCGACCCGGCTGCAGCAGACCCGCGCCCGCCTGGCCGACCCGAACGTCCGGGTGCTGATCGTCGGAGAGTTCAAGCAGGGCAAGAGCCAGCTGGTGAACGCGCTGGTCAACGCGACCGTCTGCCCCGTCGACGACGACATCGCCACCGCCGTCCCGACACTCGTGCGGCACGGCGAGGAGACCACCGTGACGCTGGTCCGCGAGGGCGGCGGGTCGGACGAGCGCACCTCGGTCCCGGTCGAGCGTCTCGCGGAGTACGTCTCGGAGGCCGGCAACCCCGGCAACCGGGCCCGTCTCACCCGCGCCGAGGTGACGCTGCCGCGCAAGCTGCTCGCGTCCGGGCTCGTCCTCGTCGACACCCCCGGGGTGGGCGGGCTGGGCTCCGCGCACGGTGCGGCGACGATGTCCGCGCTGCCGTCCGCCGACGCCGTCGTGCTCGTCTCGGACGCCTCGCAGGAGTACTCGGCGCCGGAGCTGGAGTTCATGGGCGCGGCGATGAAGCTGTGCCCGAACGTCGGCTGCGTGGTCACCAAGACCGACCTCTACCCGCACTGGCGGCGGATCGTCGAGCTCGACGAGGGGCACCTGCGCACGGCCGGGATCGACGCCCGGATCTACCCGGTGTCCTCGGCGCTGCGTCTGCACGCCGCGCGCACCCAGGACCTGGACCTGATCGCCGAGTCCGGCTTCCAGGAGCTCGTCGGGTTCCTGCTGCGCAAGGTCGTCGCCCGCGCCGACGACCTCGACCGCACGTCGGTCGGCCAGGACGTGCTGATCACCTGCCAGTCGTTGTCGGCGACGATGCGCGCCGAGCTGCTCAGCCAGGAGGACCCGGAACGGGCGGGGCGGCTGACCACCGAGCTGGAGCAGGCCAAGGCCCGGGTCGACGCGCTGCGTCAGCGTTCGGCCCGCTGGCAGACCACCCTCAACGACGGCATCGCCGATCTGATCGCCGACATCGACTACGACCTGCGCGACCGGCTGCGCACCGTGTCCCGGGAGGCCGAGCAGCTGCTCGAGGACGCCGACCCGTCCGACATCTGGGAGCAGTTCGCCGAGTGGTTCCACCGCCAGGTCTCCCAGGCCGTGGCGCAGAACTTCGTGTGGACGACCGAGCGGGCCCGGTGGCTGGCCGAGCAGGTCGCCGAGCACTTCGCCGAGGACATCGACGTCCAGCTCCCCGAGCTCAGGATCTCCGGCGGGGCGGTGGCCGGGAAGGTCGACGCCCTGGAGCTGCCGGTCGGGGAGAAGTTCGGCGCGGGGCAGAAGCTGTTCGTCGGCATGCGCGGCGGCTACGGCGGCATGCTGATGCTCGGCCTGGCCTCCACCGTCGCCGGGTTCGCCCTGCTCAACCCGGTCTCGATCGGCGCCGGTCTGCTGTTCGGCGCGAAGACGGTCCGCGACGAGCGCAAACGCCTGGTGCAGCGCCGTCAGGCCGAGGCCAAGGGCGCGGTGCGCCGCCACATCGACGAGGCCACGTTCCAGGTCGGCAAGGACTCCCGCGACAACCTGCGCCAGATCCAGCGCGAGCTGCGCGACCACTTCACCGTCCTGGCCGAGGAGCTCTCGACCGCGCTGGCCGAGTCGGTCGGCGCGGCGCAGACCGCCGTGCGTTCGGACGCCGACCGGCAGAAGCGGATCGCCGACCTGCGCGCCGAGCTGGAGCGGGTGGAGGCCCTCGCCGAGCGCGCCCGTTCCCTGGTCGGGGCGGTGACGACGGTATGA
- a CDS encoding dynamin family protein — translation MSGPGWSRPSGPVPPQRDPAGPTHGFRAPAPPPTSMDLTASVRELLRRTIEAYADSPQAAGWLQHHLDRFGEPLRVAIAGKVKAGKSTLLNALVGEQIAPTDAGECTRVVTWYQDAPSPKVQVFPRNGPPRPLTISRNRGALSFDLQGMPVEQVDRLLVDWPSQSLRTTNLIDTPGIGSLSADTSARASAFLTPDDSPSPADAVVYLMRHLHAGDVRFLEAFHDRGVARATPVNTIAVLSRADEIGVGRLDALTSARRIARRYRGDEKLRGLCQTVVAVAGLLAESARTMRQDEFTALTELAALPRADVEAMLLSADRFGRAELDRPDSDTRIALLERFGLFGVRLGTTLIRQGVTDSSALTTELIRRSGLDELRTVLANQFAERRDLLKSRSALLAIDLVLTREPRPSTAPLRAEVERILAGAHEFVELRTLSALRGGAVTFSPDAAEDAERLLGGDGGSPAARLGLDPGTEPGELHAAAREALSRWKRRAESPLTGRSSADAARVVVRSCEGILASSAPYR, via the coding sequence ATGAGCGGACCCGGCTGGAGCCGACCGTCCGGGCCGGTCCCGCCGCAGCGCGATCCCGCGGGCCCCACCCACGGCTTCCGCGCCCCGGCCCCGCCGCCGACGTCGATGGACCTGACCGCGTCGGTGCGGGAGCTGCTGCGCCGCACGATCGAGGCCTACGCCGACAGCCCGCAGGCGGCCGGCTGGCTGCAGCACCACCTGGACCGCTTCGGCGAGCCGCTGCGGGTGGCGATCGCGGGCAAGGTCAAGGCGGGCAAGTCGACTCTGCTCAACGCGCTCGTCGGTGAGCAGATCGCGCCGACCGACGCGGGGGAGTGCACCCGGGTCGTCACCTGGTACCAGGACGCGCCGTCGCCGAAGGTCCAGGTGTTCCCGCGCAACGGGCCCCCGCGACCGCTGACGATCTCGCGCAACCGGGGCGCGCTCTCGTTCGACCTTCAGGGGATGCCGGTCGAGCAGGTGGACCGGCTGCTCGTCGACTGGCCGTCGCAGAGCCTGCGCACCACGAACCTGATCGACACCCCCGGGATCGGGTCGCTCTCGGCCGACACCTCGGCCCGGGCGAGTGCGTTCCTCACCCCGGACGACTCGCCGTCGCCGGCCGACGCCGTCGTCTACCTGATGCGGCACCTGCACGCCGGTGACGTCCGGTTCCTGGAGGCCTTCCACGACCGCGGCGTGGCCCGGGCGACGCCGGTGAACACGATCGCTGTCCTCTCCCGCGCCGACGAGATCGGCGTCGGACGCCTCGACGCACTCACCTCCGCCCGCCGGATCGCCCGGCGCTACCGCGGTGACGAGAAGCTGCGCGGGCTGTGCCAGACCGTCGTCGCGGTCGCCGGGCTGCTCGCCGAGAGCGCGCGGACCATGCGTCAGGACGAGTTCACGGCGCTGACCGAGCTGGCCGCCCTGCCCCGCGCGGACGTCGAGGCGATGCTGCTGTCGGCGGATCGGTTCGGGCGCGCCGAGCTGGACCGCCCCGACAGCGACACCCGGATCGCCCTGCTGGAGCGCTTCGGCCTGTTCGGGGTCCGGCTGGGCACCACCCTGATCCGGCAGGGCGTCACCGACTCCTCCGCGCTGACCACCGAGCTCATCCGACGTTCCGGGCTCGACGAGCTGCGAACGGTGCTGGCCAACCAGTTCGCCGAGCGCCGCGATCTGCTCAAGTCCCGTTCCGCGCTGCTGGCGATCGACCTGGTGCTGACCCGCGAACCGCGCCCGTCGACGGCCCCGCTGCGCGCCGAGGTCGAACGGATCCTCGCCGGAGCGCACGAGTTCGTCGAGCTGCGGACCCTGTCCGCACTGCGCGGCGGTGCGGTGACGTTCTCCCCGGACGCCGCCGAGGACGCCGAACGTCTGCTCGGCGGTGACGGCGGATCACCGGCCGCGCGCCTCGGCCTGGACCCGGGCACCGAGCCCGGCGAGCTCCACGCCGCCGCCCGGGAAGCCCTCTCCCGCTGGAAGCGCCGCGCCGAGAGCCCCCTGACCGGCCGCAGCTCCGCCGACGCGGCCCGCGTCGTGGTCCGCAGCTGCGAGGGCATCCTCGCCTCCTCCGCGCCCTACCGCTGA